One stretch of Planococcus sp. PAMC 21323 DNA includes these proteins:
- the rpoD gene encoding RNA polymerase sigma factor RpoD, producing MAEKSERQTEVEASNVPLTTEGPEATVEEAKKQLIEAGKKTGELNYEQIADKLAVFEMESDAVEEFIDQLEGHGIELERKSDDEEHLDRLMKPTEDKFDLNDLSVPPGVKINDPVRMYLKEIGRVDLLKAEEEVRLAKLIEQGDEEAKKRLAEANLRLVVSIAKRYVGRGMLFLDLIQEGNMGLIKAVEKFDYSKGFKFSTYATWWIRQAITRAIADQARTIRIPVHMVETINKLIRVQRQLLQDLGRDPSPEEIGEEMDLLPEKVREILKIAQEPVSLETPIGEEDDSHLGDFIEDSDAQSPSDHAAYELLKEQLEDVLDTLTDREENVLRLRFGLDDGRTRTLEEVGKVFGVTRERIRQIEAKALRKLRHPSRSKRLKDFLE from the coding sequence ATGGCTGAGAAATCTGAACGCCAAACTGAAGTTGAAGCAAGCAATGTTCCATTGACTACTGAAGGTCCGGAAGCAACTGTTGAAGAAGCGAAAAAACAGCTAATTGAAGCAGGTAAAAAAACCGGAGAACTCAATTACGAGCAAATTGCTGACAAATTAGCGGTTTTCGAAATGGAATCCGATGCAGTTGAAGAGTTTATCGATCAATTAGAAGGACACGGCATCGAATTGGAGCGTAAATCCGACGATGAAGAGCATTTAGACCGTCTTATGAAACCAACTGAAGATAAATTCGATTTAAATGATTTAAGTGTTCCACCTGGCGTTAAAATTAATGATCCTGTCCGTATGTACTTGAAAGAAATTGGACGTGTGGATTTATTAAAAGCTGAAGAAGAAGTGCGTTTAGCAAAATTGATCGAACAAGGTGACGAAGAAGCGAAAAAACGCCTTGCAGAAGCCAATTTACGTTTAGTAGTAAGTATTGCAAAACGATATGTTGGACGTGGAATGTTGTTCTTGGATTTAATCCAAGAAGGGAACATGGGCTTGATCAAAGCTGTTGAGAAATTTGACTACTCTAAAGGATTCAAGTTTAGTACGTATGCAACTTGGTGGATTCGTCAAGCAATTACTCGCGCGATCGCTGACCAAGCCCGGACTATTCGTATTCCAGTTCATATGGTTGAAACGATTAACAAACTGATTCGTGTACAGCGTCAGCTGTTGCAAGATCTTGGCCGTGATCCTTCTCCGGAAGAAATTGGAGAAGAAATGGATTTACTTCCCGAAAAAGTTCGTGAAATCTTGAAAATTGCTCAAGAGCCCGTATCACTTGAAACGCCTATCGGTGAAGAAGATGACTCGCACTTAGGTGACTTTATTGAAGATTCAGATGCACAATCACCATCTGATCATGCTGCTTACGAATTGTTGAAAGAACAGTTAGAAGATGTTTTGGACACATTAACTGACCGCGAAGAAAACGTATTGCGTTTACGTTTCGGTTTAGATGATGGTCGTACGCGAACATTAGAAGAAGTAGGCAAAGTATTTGGCGTAACACGTGAACGTATTCGTCAAATCGAGGCAAAAGCTCTACGCAAACTGCGTCATCCATCTCGTAGCAAACGTTTAAAAGATTTTCTTGAATAA
- a CDS encoding acyl-CoA dehydrogenase yields the protein MNFDLTQEQQMIKKTIKEFSDKVVAPGAIDRDRSKAFPTEIFKQLSDMGMMGLPFDEKYGGSGADTTSFAIVTEELSRVCASTGITYSAHISLGGAPLNLFGTEEQKEKYLAPICTGESFGAFGLTEPNAGSDAGGTETRAIEDGDDWVINGSKVYITNASHAKHLAITAITGMENGKKEISAIIVPTDAEGFTVIDNYEKMGLHSSNTTELVLENVRVPKENLLGKRGDGFKQFLVTLDGGRIGIAAMAVGIAQGAFNKALAYSKERKQFGKTLSEFQVTQFKLADMAMKIELARNMVYKAAWLKDQGRPFTKEASMAKLYASEISMEVASEAIQIHGGYGYMKEYEVERYMRDAKLLEIGEGTSEIQRMVIARQIGCY from the coding sequence ATGAATTTCGATTTGACACAAGAACAACAAATGATCAAAAAGACTATTAAGGAATTTTCTGATAAGGTGGTGGCACCAGGGGCCATTGATCGCGACCGTTCTAAAGCGTTTCCAACTGAAATTTTTAAACAGCTGTCTGACATGGGGATGATGGGCTTGCCGTTTGATGAAAAGTACGGTGGATCGGGAGCGGATACAACGAGTTTTGCTATTGTGACAGAAGAATTGAGCCGCGTTTGTGCTTCTACTGGAATTACCTATTCTGCACATATTTCACTTGGTGGTGCGCCGCTAAATTTATTTGGAACTGAAGAGCAAAAAGAAAAATACTTAGCGCCGATTTGTACAGGCGAATCATTTGGTGCTTTCGGGTTAACAGAGCCGAATGCAGGATCAGATGCAGGAGGAACAGAAACTCGTGCAATTGAAGACGGTGATGATTGGGTCATAAACGGTTCGAAAGTATATATTACAAATGCTAGTCACGCGAAGCATTTAGCCATCACAGCAATTACTGGAATGGAAAATGGCAAGAAAGAAATTAGTGCGATTATTGTACCGACCGATGCAGAAGGCTTTACAGTCATTGATAATTACGAAAAAATGGGTCTGCATTCTTCAAACACAACAGAATTAGTATTAGAAAATGTCCGTGTGCCAAAAGAAAACTTGTTAGGCAAGCGTGGAGATGGCTTTAAGCAGTTCTTAGTAACATTAGATGGTGGTCGTATTGGTATTGCTGCTATGGCTGTGGGGATTGCACAGGGGGCGTTTAACAAAGCGCTTGCTTATTCTAAAGAACGCAAACAGTTTGGAAAAACTTTATCTGAGTTTCAAGTAACGCAATTTAAACTTGCTGACATGGCCATGAAAATAGAATTGGCTCGTAACATGGTTTACAAAGCTGCGTGGCTAAAAGATCAAGGTCGACCGTTTACAAAAGAAGCTTCTATGGCAAAGTTATATGCCTCTGAAATTTCGATGGAAGTTGCTTCTGAAGCGATTCAAATTCACGGCGGCTATGGTTACATGAAAGAATATGAAGTAGAACGATATATGCGCGATGCAAAATTGCTGGAAATCGGTGAAGGAACATCTGAAATTCAACGCATGGTCATTGCACGCCAAATCGGTTGCTACTAA